A single window of Leeuwenhoekiella sp. MAR_2009_132 DNA harbors:
- a CDS encoding helix-turn-helix domain-containing protein, with protein sequence MNSKKAIVLPKYLKIFEQIGENVKLARKRRKLTTEQVSERAGIHRATLYRIEKGDPAVAIGLYFNVFRVLNLQDDFLKLAVDDEFGRKLQDLDLL encoded by the coding sequence ATGAATTCTAAGAAGGCTATAGTTCTTCCGAAATATCTTAAGATTTTTGAGCAAATCGGGGAAAATGTAAAGCTTGCCCGTAAGCGAAGAAAGCTTACTACCGAGCAAGTTTCTGAACGTGCGGGTATTCATAGGGCTACCCTGTATCGAATTGAAAAAGGGGATCCTGCGGTGGCGATTGGTTTGTATTTCAATGTATTTAGGGTACTCAATCTTCAAGATGATTTTTTGAAACTGGCAGTGGATGATGAATTCGGAAGGAAACTGCAGGATCTTGATTTATTATAA